The sequence cagtatataatatgtgccggtgcaataaatgagagagatgcaaattgcagttgaacgcaaacagcaagaaaatggaaaaaatgcttgtgtcattaagcgtaagtcaagcttctgaagctctgtccttaaggggttaaacattttgtACTGAATAGACCCTcatagtgtatatatgtgtaacatTTGATTAGCTGCTGCACTGGACAGCCTATCCTCCTGGTCCACATGTATACCAGGTGACCCCTTCATGACCTGGTGCATCACTAGTCCTACACCCACCTGCACCCCCTCTGACTCGTACTTCCAAAAGTTGGCAAGTAGCTGTTAATTTTGGAGACTTCAGTAATACCACACTTGagaagaaatgtataaaaatgtaagaatggctactgaaaaataaagaaaaaaaggaaatgagGCTTAAAAGATGATGATAAAGATTGGGTCCTGGCATGTTTTTATTTCTACAGAAGAGAGAGCACTTAAGGAATTAAGGAATTTCAACATCACTGGTATGACGTGTACAGCATAGTGTACTCATtgcatatataatgtatgtgtattTACAGCATTCACTATCAGTCTGATACTGCATTGGGTTTAAATTACTATATAGTATTCACAGCATTTTGTCTGATACTGTGTACAGTGGGTGTTTCTGTGACACAGTGACTTTCCACCTCACAGAACCAGAAAAtcatacacacctgtggccacttAGCACCTGCCAATAGGTGTGTCCTGTGAGGTCAGCATATATCCGTGTAAGGGAGTCATGTTCCAGGAATCTCAGCTTGCTCTTCTGAGTTCTTTGTTATACCTACGGTTTTAGTTCCAACCTAGCACACCATTCTGTCCCCTCCCACCTATCCTGAATAACAAAAGAGGCAGGTAGCTGCAGTACAACCTGTCATTTGTTACTTCCTTAAGTCACTTGTGTGACTTGCTAGAATTCACCTTCTTTTACACCATCAGTCTCTGCATTATTGAGCAATATACACCGTGTTAGCATGGCACTCAATCAAGGAAACGGATCAGGGACTCCTGCTGCAAATGAAAAGCCCAGAAAGATAGCCCTTATCACTGGAATTACTGGACAGGATGGCTCATACTTGGCAGAGTTCCTCTTAGAAAAGGGTTATGAGGTGCATGGCATTCTACGACGATCAAGCTCTTTTAACACTGGCCGTATTGAACATCTGTACAAGAATCCACAAGCACACACAGAAGGTAACATGAAGTTGCACTACGGAGATCTCACAGACAGTACCTGTCTGGTGAAAATTATTAATGAAATTAAACCTACAGAAATATATAACTTGGGTGCACAGAGCCACGTCAAGATCTCTTTTGACTTGGCAGAGTACACTGCGGATGTTGACGGAGTTGGAACTTTACGTCTTCTGGATGCTATTAAAACCTGTGGCCTTACTAGTTCTGTGAAATTCTACCAAGCCTCAACAAGTGAACTGTATGGAAAGGTTCAGGAAATACCCCAAAAAGAAACCACTCCATTTTACCCAAGGTCACCCTATGGCGCAGCCAAACTATATGCCTTCTGGATTGTGGTAAATTTTAGGGAGGCCTATAACATGTTTGCAGTAAATGGCATTCTCTTTAACCATGAGAGCCCGAGGAGAGGAGCAAATTTTGTAACAAGAAAAATTAGCCGTTCTGTAGCTAAGATTCACCTCGGACAGATGGAATGTTTTAGCCTGGGAAATCTCGATGCCAAACGTGATTGGGGTCATGCTAAGGACTATGTTGAGGCTATGTGGATGATGTTGCAAACAGATGAGCCTGATGATTTTGTGATATCAACTGGGGATGTCCACAGTGTCCGTGAGTTTGTGGAGAAATCTTTTAAGCATATCGGGAAGACCATTGTGTGGGAAGGAAAAAATGAAGATGAGGTAGGTCGATGTGCTGAGACTGGCAAGATCCACGTGAGAGTTGATCACAAGTACTACAGACCTACTGAAGTGGAATTTCTCCAAGGAGACTGCACTAAAGCAAATCAGAAGCTGGGCTGGCAATGCAAAGTAACATTTGATGAACTTGTAAAGGAAATGGTAGAAGCCGATATCCATCTAATGAATACCAATCCCAATGCCTGAGTTCTAAGAATCCACGTGAGAACTCATTGAGGTCTCCGAATATTCAATGCCGTACATCCTCTAATAGTTGAATATACCTCACATTTTCTGCCATATTATTTAATCATACACATATTGGTAGCTTTGCACACAgatgtttgtgttttgttttggggggtggggggggttgtgGGCTTTTTATTACCTCAAATTTTAACCTGTACTTTTTTCACAGTTGTATGATGAGTTCTTTCGATAATTGTTATATGAGTTCTTTctgtaattaataaattaaaattaaccttGACATTTTCTAATTGTTTTATGTGTTCCTTATTTCTTATTAAATTGCTCTTTATACAGAATCATATTCCAGTAATACTTTTATTATTGTCGTAGATGATCTTGACTTACCAGAGCAATAATCTTGTAATAAGCTGGTTGCATTTGGTGTGTTGCATATCCTTGAATATATATTGTACTGAGCTGAAAATCAAATATTGCTGGCAGAAAACCTCTCTTACTCATTTATAGTCACAGAATGGCTGCTTAGCCTGAATATTGCAATTCAGTGGTTACCACAattcaatgcttagtgaataaacccagttTGTGAGGTAAGCAATCTTTTATACTGACATGTGACACTTAGCATTACAGAATAAATTAATCAGTAATTATGGAGCCAttacaaagcctgtgtgaaacatACCTATCAATTATAAACGCATTGGGGGTTaggtgttctgttctaaaaagtttTATAAGTACTAAAAGTgagacaatcaccatggaaatcaGTGAAAGCAACAGGTACATTCCATTGATGACTTCCGCCCTTCAACATTTTTGCACCACTTTGATAAATATTAACATTGATGTaaatttttattcactaaacagtgaactgtgtAGAACTGACAGGCAAATGGCAAAATATTGTCCAAAACAGCTGATAAATTATCTAGCTGTTTTTTTTGCCTACATTGTGTAATTTCACTGTTTACTGAAGTGTAGTGAAAATAAACCACTTTTATCATTAAACAGCATTCTACTTTTGACTATAGGCTAGTTTTTGCTCAGAGCCAGTTACACAGATCTGTTGGTTCTCTGTGACACTTCAGTGATAGTATTGTACTGTAAATGCGTTTGAATCGCTTACTGGAGTGAGAGGTGCAGAGGAATCATAAAACACATTTCTAGGTCTAAGGCCACTGTCAGCCTTAGGGTGTGTTCAACCTGTGCGATTGCACAGGGCGCTGTCTGAGGCAGTGATAGGCCTTTTGTGGAGTCCAGAAAACTCCACAACCAGCCAACTGCTTCATCCTTTCCATTTTGGTCAAGTTATCAGAAACTGAAACTGTGCATGGCTAGCAGCTCTATGGCAATCAAGATGCAAATATTAGATGTTGTGTCTTCTCCTTCTGTTAAATTTTGAGGGTGCCCAGAAGGCCACAGTTTCAACTACACTACACTAACTAAAAAAATAGGAGGGATGGGGGATACACAATGGGGACAGAGAGAAACAAACTCAGTGTGGGTTTGAGGGGCTAGGGATAGCAAGGGATAGgagcagtggcgtctccaggattcatacttagggaggcacataaggggccagggacaaaagtagggggacaTGTGTCTCATCTCAGCACCCTAGAGAtggtgcacccctccctgtcacaggtgtctcatctcaggaccctatttatcctcatactgcagagaactcgagatggaaggatttccctaattgagtagctcatttagtagacattaggcagttagagtaggacctgccaaagatggggtacattgatgttgtggcaggcttatgcaatgtatgatcatataatgtaactaaacccccattattttttgcctagtaaAATCtatcagcaccaaagtagctatttagtagataagggagtgcgctggattttcgtttttaatatatatatataatataatatatacacagggCACGACAAATTCCAGacaccaggtcgccatggcgactacaCATTTAGCCCTGGcacctggcatttgtcagccctttgctgcAAGCTGTAAGCTTGGTTGGCTGTCTTGGCATAAACGTGATATTTAACTTTATATGTGAACAGATCTAAGGACATGTCATAGGGCCAGATATCCTACCCCCATTAAAGTCTCTATTCCCCGACTACAGATCCAAATGtaacatacagttgtaatcaaaactaTTCAACTACCCAATAAAAAATCAGATTTATTGTCAAAAATTACAGAAAATGCAAATTTAAGTTACATTTTCAAGtgaaatttggggaaaccacttgaagcatttgttgttttgagctatttcaattacttttacaacaacaaatgataccgcactctataATATAAAGTAATAATGTAAAGCAAATACTTgcaaatataaatttattaaatatgtggAGATAATAAATATCTCAAAAAATTGTTAATAAATAATGTATCTACAATCTCACCATGAACACCTTAATTGTTAAGGTGTTCATGGTGAGATTGTAGATACATTATTCATTAACAATTTTTTGAGATATTTATTATCTccacatatttaataaatttatatttgcAAGTATTTGCTTTACATTATTACTTTATATtatagagtgcggtatcatttgttgttgtatatattattttgaggtaccaggagtgggttacccagatatccagcacctatttgatggaagagtgcctgtacacTTCTCTTAGTTATTTCAATTACTTTTATTTGGTTCGTTAATTGCAAACTGCTGAAAGTCTCCACCTAACTTTAGGCGGCCATGAGAACTCGTTTCACGAAGCTCCCGCCGCACTTTGTTTATGCTGATATCAGTTgcagtggaagtttggaactcttcagctataGAATCAGCAGAGCCTTGGAGACTTTAGCACACCATGCGCCACAGCATTTGGTGACCCCACTCTGTGACTTTACGTTCATGGctgttcctaaacacttccactttccaataataacACTTACAGTTGACCATGGGGTTGGGCTAAAATTTTGtgaactgacttattgcaaaggtggcatcctatcacagtaccatgCGTGAAATCATTGAGCTCTTCACAACGACCCACAACGACATTTTCACTAATGTAAATGCAGATTGCATTGGCTAGGAGTTTAAGTTTATAAacctgtggcaatgggtctgattgaaacacctgaattcaataattaaaagGTGTACCCTATTAGTTTTGTCCATATAGAGTATGCATATATATTGGATTCTGAGTTTGAGGAAACTGGCCTTGAGACAGCAAGGTTGGAAAATGTGGCCTGTCTAATCACACAGCATATCCCCTCCTTCTCTCCCTTATCACACAGCATGTCCCCTCCTTCTCTCCCTTATCACACAGCAtgtcccctccttccctcccttatCCCGCAGCCTGTCCCCTCCTTCTCTTTCTTATCACACAGCCTGTCCCCTCTTTCTCTCCCTTATCACACAGCATGTCCCCTCCTTCTCTCCCTTATCCCACAGCCTGTCCCCTCCTTCTCTTTCTTATCACACAGCCTGTCCCCTCCTTCACTCTCTTATC comes from Pelobates fuscus isolate aPelFus1 chromosome 5, aPelFus1.pri, whole genome shotgun sequence and encodes:
- the LOC134612633 gene encoding GDP-mannose 4,6 dehydratase-like, giving the protein MALNQGNGSGTPAANEKPRKIALITGITGQDGSYLAEFLLEKGYEVHGILRRSSSFNTGRIEHLYKNPQAHTEGNMKLHYGDLTDSTCLVKIINEIKPTEIYNLGAQSHVKISFDLAEYTADVDGVGTLRLLDAIKTCGLTSSVKFYQASTSELYGKVQEIPQKETTPFYPRSPYGAAKLYAFWIVVNFREAYNMFAVNGILFNHESPRRGANFVTRKISRSVAKIHLGQMECFSLGNLDAKRDWGHAKDYVEAMWMMLQTDEPDDFVISTGDVHSVREFVEKSFKHIGKTIVWEGKNEDEVGRCAETGKIHVRVDHKYYRPTEVEFLQGDCTKANQKLGWQCKVTFDELVKEMVEADIHLMNTNPNA